One Triticum dicoccoides isolate Atlit2015 ecotype Zavitan chromosome 5B, WEW_v2.0, whole genome shotgun sequence genomic window carries:
- the LOC119307616 gene encoding zinc finger protein 1-like, with translation MAVEAVLEAATMIPSPPSKEMEASSSTSEEASALLGQAEGWSKRKRSRRQRALDPSEEEYLALCLLMLAHGHRDSAPAAAPEQQHGCSVCGKVFSSYQALGGHKASHRKPTAAPAGAEDQKPLAAVAAASSSGSGEAAVGAGGGKVHECNVCRKTFPTGQALGGHKRCHYDGTIGSAAAGPTQKLAAKAAAASATAASQGFDLNLPALPDIPERCAVTEDGEEVLSPASFKKPRLMLAA, from the coding sequence ATGGCCGTGGAGGCGGTTCTTGAAGCGGCAACGATGATACCGTCGCCGCCGAGCAAGGAGATGGAGGCGTCTAGTAGTACCAGCGAGGAGGCGTCGGCGTTGTTGGGGCAGGCGGAGGGGTGGTCGAAGCGGAAGCGGTCGAGGCGGCAGCGCGCGCTCGaccccagcgaggaggagtacctcgcGCTCTGCCTCCTCATGCTGGCGCACGGCCACCGCGACAGCGCCCCTGCTGCCGCGCCAGAGCAGCAGCACGGGTGCTCCGTCTGTGGCAAGGTGTTCTCGTCCTACCAGGCGCTCGGCGGCCACAAGGCCAGCCACCGGAAGCCTACAGCGGCGCCGGCTGGCGCAGAGGACCAGAAAccgctggcggcggtggcggcagcttCCTCGTCGGGGTCCGGCGAGGCCGCGGTCGGCGCCGGAGGCGGCAAGGTGCACGAGTGCAACGTGTGCAGGAAGACGTTCCCGACTGGGCAGGCGCTGGGCGGACACAAGCGGTGCCACTACGACGGCACCATCGGCAGCGCCGCCGCAGGGCCCACGCAGAAGCTGGCCGCCAAGGCGGCCGCGGCAAGCGCGACGGCGGCGAGCCAGGGCTTCGACCTGAATCTGCCGGCGCTGCCGGACATCCCGGAGCGGTGCGCGGTCACGGAAGATGGGGAGGAGGTTCTCAGCCCCGCTTCCTTCAAGAAGCCGAGGCTCATGCTCGCGGCGTAA